One window of the Rosa rugosa chromosome 3, drRosRugo1.1, whole genome shotgun sequence genome contains the following:
- the LOC133735304 gene encoding uncharacterized protein LOC133735304, with the protein MGLRKLINHQKCRQSYIFLASLVLGFACVIHQVQEASKYKVLRSFTSQALKTSRMHSISCVTYEARFLCFNNSVDMRKANMDFLHPCTANRVTELPGFKDEVHISVYPSSSLPHVYQWHSGADG; encoded by the exons ATGGGTTTGAGAAAGCTAATTAACCATCAAAAGTGCAGGCAGTCATATATCTTTCTTGCATCTTTGGTTCTCGGATTTGCCTGTGTAATTCATCAAGTGCAAGAGGCCTCCAAGTACAAG GTGTTAAGAAGCTTCACATCTCAGGCATTGAAAACTTCCAGAATGCACAGTATTAGTTGTGTCACCTATGAAGCCAGATTCCTCTGCTTCAACAATTCT GTAGACATGAGGAAGGCGAATATGGATTTTTTGCATCCATGTACTGCTAATAGAGTAACTGAGCTTCCCGGGTTTAAAGATGAAGTTCATATCAGTGTATACCCATCCTCTTCACTCCCTCATGTTTATCAGT GGCATTCCGGAGCAGATGGGTGA